Within Frankiaceae bacterium, the genomic segment GTCTACGGCGCCATGCTCGCGCACCTCGTACCGATCCTGCTGGACTGGCACGCCGCCCCGACTGCGCTCTCTCCCAGCGATCCCGGGGTGCCGTACGCCGTCCGCGCCGCCCTCACGCTGCTCGGCATCGGCACGCTGCTCTCGGGCGCGCGCGACCTCTACGCGACGACCGGCCGGGCGCGGCTGCTCGTGGCCGTGGCCGGCGGAGGCGCGGCATGCGTAACCGCGAACGGCACCGGCGGGCGTTCGTCGCGGCGGGCGGGTACAACGTCGCGTGGGGTCTCCTCACCGTGGCAAGGCCGCAGTGGCTGTTCGAGCTGGCGGGGATGCCGCCGGCCAACCACCCGCAGGTCTTCGCCTGCCTCGGCATGGTGATCGGCTGTACGGCGTCGTGTACCTCGAGGTCGCGCGCCGCCCCGAGGACGGCTTCGTGCTGGCCGCGGTCGGGCTGACCGGCAAGGTGCTCGGTCCGGTCGGGCCGGCGTACCTGCTGCTGACCGGCCAGTGGCCGCTCGCGACGGTCGTGCTCTGCCTCACGAACGACGTCGTGTGGTGGCTGCCGTTCGGCGCGTACCTGCGCGACGCGTGGCCGGAGTTTCGCGCCACGGTCGGTAAACCGCGAGGCTTCCGGAACGTCCTAGAGGTGTGACCACGATCGACATGGCGGGGGAGGCGGCGGTGCCGCGGGACGCGGGCGAGGCGGTGACCGCGCTGTTCCGGGCGCACTACGCCGGGCTCGTACGCCTCGCGGTCCTGCTCGTCGACGACGACGGCGGCGCCGAGGACGTGGTGCAGGACGCGTTCGCGCGGCTGCACCGGCGCTGGGGGCGGCTGCGCGACGAGGAGGCGGCGTACGGCTACCTGCGCACCGCCGTCGTCAACGGCTCGCGCTCGCGGCTGCGCAGGCTGCGGACGTCCCGACGCTACGCCGAGCCGCAGCCGGGCACCGCGCCCTCGCCCGAGGGCGACGTCATGGTCCACGAGGAGCACGCGGCGGTGCGTACGGCGCTCGCCGCGCTCCCCCGCCGGCAGCGCGAGGTGCTCGTGCTCCGCTACTACGCCGGCCTGTCCGAGGCCGACATCGCGGCCGACCTCGGTGTCTCGCGCGGCGCCGTGAAGTCGCACGCCTCACGCGGCATCGCCGCCCTGACCCGCACGCTGGAGAGCCGATGAACGCCGAGGAACGACTTCGCGCCGCCCTCGCCGACCGGGCGGAGCGGGCGCGGACCTCGCCGGACGCGCTGGACGCGGTGTTCGGCCGCGTCGCGCGGCACCGCCGTGCCGTCCGTCTCACCGCGGCGCTGTCGGTCGCCTGTGTCGCTGTGGCCGGCGCGGCGTTCGCCGCCGGCACGAGGCCGGGGACGGACGCCGTACGCCCCATCACCTCCGCCCCCGCGACGGCCTCGCCCACGACCGACGAGCCCACGGAGACCGCCACCCCGAGCGCGTCGCCCAGTGCGACACCCACTCCGGAGGGGGCGTTCGTCCCTGTCCGGGTGACGTTCCCCGACGACACCGCGCTCGTGGTGCTCGCGGACCGCAGGGTGGTCGCGATCTCGACCACGACGGGCGCGGAACGAGCGACGTTCGGCACGCTGCCCCCGGCTTCCGCGGACGGCCCCAGCGGCAGCCTCGACTGGTCGTCCGACCGCGCGCACGTCGTCTACGAGGCCGGCGACTGCCGCCTGCACCGGCTCGACGTCGCGAACGGCACGAGCACGCCGCTCGGCCGCGGGCGGGACCCGCAGATCGCCGCCGACGGACGGGTCGCGGCCATCGGCTGCGAAAGCGGCACCGACGTCCTCGTCATCGACCCGGTCACGCGCCGGTCCACGAGCTACGCCGCCAGGGACAAGGACGCGACCGACGACCGGGGCTACCCGGACCTGTGGGAGCGGCAGGCGTACGTCGCCTCGGTCGCCTGGAGCGGCGACCACCACCTCGTCGTCGCCCGCGGCTACGAGGGAGCGCTCGACGTGCGCATCGTCGACCTCGCGACGGGGAAGGCGTTCGCCTCCGACCCCGCGGACCACGTCGCGGTCGGGCGCACGACCGTCGCGGCGCTCCACTGCTGCTACCCCGGCGAGAACGGCGCGGACACGACGACGTTCTTCACCGTCCCGGACGTCCTCGACCGGCGCCGCCCGACCCCGCGCGAGGAGACCTTCACCCACCCCGGCAACGTCCATTCGCTCACGCTCGACGCGCGCGGCGCGGTCCTCTACGTCGCCGCCGACCGGCTGTGGCGGTGGTCGGGCGGGGAGCCGCGGCTGATCCGCCGCGGGGTCGCCGCGGTCAGCGGCTGACCCCCGGACGCGACACGGCGCCGCCGCCCCGGAGGACGACGGCGCCGTGGGAGACGCGAGGAGTGGCTACGCGTAGGTGAAGACGTACTTCACCTTGGCGCTCGGGCCACCGACCCAGTTGCACGTGATGATGTTGATCTTGGACTTGGCCTTCTTGATCTTCAGCGTGACGCTCTCGTCGCCCGCGGTCGGCGCGTCCGGCGTGTTGATGCCGGAGCTGCCGCCGGCGGCGATCTCGGTGCCCTTGGAGTCCGTGATGAGCACGTCCCAGTCGCCCGTGAACCCGGTGACCTTGATGTTGATCTTGCCGAGGGCCGGCGCGGTGAACGTGTGCGTGTGGAAGCTGCCGGGAACGCGCTGCGCGCAGACGGAGTAGCCGCCGCCCGCGTCGTTCGCCCAGTTCGTCGGGTCCGGCGACGCGGCGCTGGCGTCGTACGACTTGGTGATCGGCTTCTTCTTCGGCGCGGCCGTGGCCGTGCCGGCGAGGGCGGTGGCGGCCAGGGCGCCGGCGAGGACGAGCGGCGTGATGCGCATCTGAGTTCTCCCGTGGAGGGGTGTCTGGGTCCGTTGCGTTCACGGACTGCTTCGCCGCCGACGCCGC encodes:
- a CDS encoding SigE family RNA polymerase sigma factor, coding for MTTIDMAGEAAVPRDAGEAVTALFRAHYAGLVRLAVLLVDDDGGAEDVVQDAFARLHRRWGRLRDEEAAYGYLRTAVVNGSRSRLRRLRTSRRYAEPQPGTAPSPEGDVMVHEEHAAVRTALAALPRRQREVLVLRYYAGLSEADIAADLGVSRGAVKSHASRGIAALTRTLESR